A genomic region of Catalinimonas niigatensis contains the following coding sequences:
- a CDS encoding DUF1501 domain-containing protein: protein MKLFEEARLRAAELETRRHFLKQCTSGMGGIALGSLFGCNPFSTPDQAQAASPVSINRNPLAAAAPHFAPKAKRVIYLHMAGAPSQLELFDYKPELAKLHGLDCPQSLLEGKRFAFIQGVPKMLGPQAKFAPRGQSGVLVSDLLPHFHEVVDEAAIIKTLHTDEFNHAPAQLLVQTGSSRLGRPSLGSWATYGLGSENENLPGFIVLVSGGNTPDAGKSVWGSGFLPTVYQGVQCRSEGDPVLYVSNPDGMSRDLRRKSLDAINRINEQEYQEMGDPETLTRISQYEMAFRMQISVPEIMDISKEPDYIHQMYGTEPGKASFANNCLLARRLSERGVRFIQLYDWGWDTHGSSKDGAIEHGFRDKCKQVDQPIAALIKDLKQRGLLDETLIVWGGEFGRTPMQENRNGRVMPFMGRDHHTEAFSVWMAGGGVKGGVSYGETDEIGYYGIKDRVHIHDLQATILHLMGMDHERLTYHFQGRDFRLTDVAGKVVKDILA, encoded by the coding sequence ATGAAACTTTTTGAGGAAGCACGGCTTCGTGCAGCAGAATTAGAAACCCGACGTCACTTTTTGAAGCAGTGCACTTCGGGAATGGGAGGTATTGCTCTGGGCTCCTTGTTCGGTTGTAACCCTTTCTCAACTCCTGACCAGGCTCAGGCTGCTTCTCCGGTATCAATCAACCGCAACCCTTTGGCAGCGGCAGCACCACATTTTGCCCCCAAAGCCAAGCGTGTGATCTACCTGCACATGGCCGGAGCACCTTCTCAACTGGAATTGTTCGATTACAAACCTGAACTGGCTAAACTGCATGGCCTGGACTGCCCTCAGTCACTGCTGGAAGGCAAGCGCTTTGCTTTCATACAGGGCGTACCCAAGATGCTGGGGCCTCAGGCTAAATTTGCTCCCCGGGGTCAATCCGGAGTACTAGTGTCTGACCTGCTTCCGCATTTTCATGAAGTAGTAGATGAAGCAGCCATCATCAAAACCCTGCATACCGATGAGTTCAACCACGCCCCGGCACAGCTACTGGTACAGACGGGAAGTTCACGTCTGGGGCGTCCCAGTCTGGGTTCATGGGCTACTTACGGATTAGGCTCTGAAAATGAAAACCTGCCGGGCTTTATTGTCCTTGTTTCGGGAGGCAATACCCCTGATGCCGGTAAAAGTGTATGGGGAAGCGGCTTCCTGCCTACCGTATATCAGGGCGTACAATGCCGCTCCGAAGGTGATCCTGTGCTGTATGTCTCCAATCCTGATGGGATGAGCCGTGATCTGCGCCGTAAATCACTGGATGCCATCAACCGAATTAATGAGCAGGAATACCAGGAAATGGGTGATCCGGAAACATTGACGCGTATCTCTCAGTATGAGATGGCCTTTCGCATGCAGATTTCGGTACCGGAGATCATGGATATCTCTAAAGAACCGGATTATATTCACCAGATGTATGGCACTGAACCGGGTAAAGCTTCCTTTGCCAACAACTGTCTGCTGGCCCGCCGCCTGAGCGAACGCGGTGTACGCTTTATACAGCTATACGATTGGGGCTGGGATACGCATGGCAGCAGTAAAGACGGGGCGATAGAACATGGCTTCCGAGATAAGTGTAAGCAGGTAGATCAACCCATTGCCGCACTGATCAAAGACTTAAAACAAAGAGGATTGCTAGATGAAACGCTCATTGTGTGGGGCGGGGAATTTGGCCGCACGCCCATGCAGGAAAACAGAAATGGCCGGGTGATGCCCTTTATGGGCCGCGACCACCACACCGAAGCCTTTAGCGTATGGATGGCAGGAGGTGGTGTTAAAGGAGGGGTGAGTTATGGAGAAACGGATGAGATTGGCTATTACGGAATCAAAGACCGGGTACACATTCATGATTTGCAGGCAACTATTCTCCACCTGATGGGTATGGATCATGAGCGGCTTACGTATCATTTTCAGGGGAGAGATTTTCGCCTCACCGATGTAGCCGGTAAGGTAGTGAAAGATATTTTGGCGTAA
- a CDS encoding c-type cytochrome domain-containing protein encodes MDQTTSDLVLFFGRFHPLILHLPIGFLLIAFLLEILSRFKRFASYQPAVGFILFLGAISAIVAAVLGLMLAQGGGYGEELLSLHQWLGIGAALTAVVALILHWQARKQASLKLDKAYISVLSVMIVVLMAAGHYGGSLTHGSDYLTQYMPNPLRTLAGLEPREEKKAVLITNLPEAQLYHDIIYPILDARCVSCHNPEKRKGELEMHTVEALLEGGENGALFEAGNPAESHMMKRILLPEEDEEHMPPDGKSQLTEEQVELLNWWIAEGAPFDKKVAQVNVSEDIQNVLNTLVDPNANKTEVEILLASEVQAAEEQTLSQLQTSGVQVMPLAAQVNWLQVRIPMTASGDSLVQTLSPVAGQLTWLDMGDTQTTDEALAAIPQFTKLTRLHLENTQVTDNGLQHLKDLPYLEYLNLYGTEVTDEGIQQLKDLKNLRKLYLWQTKATKEGVAQLQEALPQLEVNMGIENWGVVEADSSVALND; translated from the coding sequence ATGGATCAAACAACCTCAGATTTAGTACTATTTTTTGGCAGATTTCATCCCCTGATCCTGCATTTACCGATCGGCTTTCTACTGATTGCCTTTCTGCTGGAAATCTTATCCCGCTTCAAAAGATTTGCAAGCTACCAGCCTGCTGTAGGTTTCATTCTTTTTCTTGGCGCCATATCTGCTATCGTAGCCGCGGTGCTGGGACTGATGCTGGCACAGGGTGGAGGTTATGGTGAAGAACTTTTAAGTCTGCACCAGTGGCTGGGCATAGGCGCTGCACTCACTGCAGTAGTCGCACTGATCCTCCACTGGCAAGCCCGTAAGCAAGCTTCTCTTAAATTAGATAAAGCTTATATCTCAGTACTGTCAGTGATGATCGTCGTACTCATGGCTGCCGGCCACTATGGTGGTTCTCTTACCCATGGCTCCGACTACCTGACCCAGTACATGCCCAATCCTTTGCGTACGCTGGCTGGATTAGAACCCCGGGAAGAAAAGAAAGCAGTCCTGATTACCAACCTGCCGGAAGCCCAGCTTTATCATGATATTATTTATCCTATCCTGGATGCCCGCTGTGTCTCCTGCCATAATCCCGAAAAACGTAAGGGAGAGCTGGAGATGCATACCGTGGAGGCGCTGCTGGAAGGAGGGGAAAACGGAGCTTTGTTTGAAGCCGGGAATCCTGCCGAAAGCCATATGATGAAGCGCATCCTGCTTCCTGAAGAAGATGAGGAGCATATGCCTCCTGATGGCAAAAGTCAGCTTACCGAGGAGCAAGTAGAATTGCTGAACTGGTGGATTGCAGAAGGAGCGCCTTTTGATAAGAAAGTAGCCCAGGTCAACGTCAGTGAAGACATCCAAAATGTGCTCAATACCCTGGTAGATCCCAATGCCAACAAAACTGAAGTTGAAATATTGCTGGCCTCTGAAGTGCAGGCGGCTGAAGAACAAACTCTTTCTCAACTACAGACAAGCGGCGTACAAGTGATGCCGCTGGCAGCCCAGGTCAACTGGTTGCAGGTACGCATACCCATGACCGCTTCAGGGGACTCGCTGGTACAAACCTTAAGTCCGGTGGCCGGTCAGTTGACCTGGTTAGATATGGGTGACACCCAAACCACGGATGAGGCACTAGCTGCCATCCCACAATTTACCAAACTCACCCGCCTGCATCTGGAAAACACACAGGTGACAGATAATGGATTGCAGCACCTCAAAGATTTGCCTTATCTGGAATACCTCAACCTCTATGGTACAGAAGTGACTGATGAGGGGATACAGCAGCTGAAGGACTTGAAAAACCTGCGCAAGCTCTACCTCTGGCAGACCAAAGCTACCAAAGAAGGCGTAGCCCAACTACAGGAGGCTTTACCTCAGCTGGAAGTCAATATGGGCATAGAAAACTGGGGAGTAGTGGAAGCAGACAGTTCTGTAGCATTGAATGACTAA
- a CDS encoding pseudouridine synthase, protein MSRLILFNKPFQVLCQFSPEGDKQTLKDFVSIPEVYPAGRLDYDSEGLLLLTDAGYLQHLISDPRHKMSKTYWAQVERIPDTPALEQLSRGVELKDGITRPAKAELMDEPKIWPRNPPIRERKNIPTAWIELKISEGKNRQVRRMTAAVGFPTLRLIRQSIGPWSLQQLQPGEWIEVSCPKNKQELEKLIKQKN, encoded by the coding sequence ATGTCTCGTTTAATCTTATTCAACAAACCTTTCCAGGTACTTTGCCAGTTTTCTCCCGAAGGAGATAAGCAAACACTGAAGGATTTTGTGTCTATTCCTGAGGTTTATCCTGCCGGAAGACTGGATTATGATAGTGAAGGCCTGCTGCTCCTTACCGATGCAGGCTATCTACAGCACCTGATCAGCGATCCCAGACATAAGATGAGTAAAACCTACTGGGCACAGGTAGAACGAATTCCTGACACACCAGCATTGGAGCAACTTTCGCGAGGCGTGGAACTGAAAGATGGGATAACTCGTCCTGCTAAAGCTGAGCTGATGGATGAGCCGAAAATCTGGCCTCGTAATCCTCCCATCCGCGAGCGCAAAAACATTCCTACTGCCTGGATAGAACTTAAAATCAGCGAAGGTAAAAACCGACAGGTACGGCGTATGACAGCTGCTGTTGGCTTTCCCACCCTTAGATTGATTCGTCAGTCAATAGGACCCTGGTCCTTACAGCAACTACAACCGGGAGAGTGGATAGAAGTGTCCTGTCCGAAGAATAAGCAGGAGTTAGAAAAATTGATAAAGCAAAAAAATTAA
- a CDS encoding Uma2 family endonuclease produces the protein MIDKIILKGKEMQMSDDEFFNFCQANPDLNIERSAQREIMIMSPTGSISGNINAGINAQLYLWNEKNKLGITFDSSTGFTLPDQSVKSPDAAWLSLEKWQKLSPEEQEKFAPVCPEFVVELKSKNDRLDDLQEKMKSWIKNGTQLAWLIVPESETVYIHRVSEEVYAHQGFDAPLSAEPALPGFALDFSKLRLPKS, from the coding sequence ATGATAGATAAAATCATTTTGAAGGGTAAAGAGATGCAGATGAGCGATGATGAATTTTTCAACTTCTGCCAGGCTAATCCTGATCTGAATATTGAAAGAAGTGCCCAAAGAGAAATTATGATTATGTCACCTACCGGATCAATTTCAGGAAATATTAATGCAGGAATCAATGCACAGCTTTATCTGTGGAATGAAAAGAACAAATTGGGTATTACTTTTGACTCCTCAACCGGATTTACCTTGCCTGATCAATCTGTAAAGTCACCGGATGCCGCCTGGCTTTCACTGGAAAAGTGGCAAAAACTCAGCCCGGAAGAGCAGGAAAAGTTTGCTCCCGTATGTCCTGAGTTTGTGGTTGAACTCAAGTCTAAAAACGACCGTCTGGACGATTTGCAGGAAAAAATGAAAAGCTGGATTAAGAATGGTACTCAATTGGCCTGGTTGATCGTCCCCGAATCTGAAACTGTATATATCCATAGAGTAAGTGAAGAAGTATATGCTCACCAAGGTTTTGATGCTCCTCTCTCTGCTGAGCCTGCGCTTCCGGGATTTGCTTTAGATTTCAGCAAATTGCGTCTACCTAAATCTTAA
- a CDS encoding amidohydrolase: MKKVILSLLVLLCAFSAYAQKKPKINTHKKAVIASIESKTDQLTALSDSIWSYEEVAFQETQSSKALADFAEAQGFKVTRGVADIPTAFTAEYGSGEPVIGILGEFDALPGLSQKTVPTKDPLHPGAPGHGCGHNLFGVASLAAATAIKELIEAGELQGTVRFYGTPAEEKFFGKLWMIRAGLFDDVDVCMDWHPGDETKAAVQKGLALVDFIVEFNGQAAHASSDPWNGRSASDALELYTTGINYYREHIKPTVRIHYHIQDGGQVVNVVPDYAKIWTRVRDTNREGMEKAWKHVERIAEGASIMADVDYKISLVSGVHEVLVNRTGAGALQANLEYLGAIEYTEEEQDFAKKIQEATQSEVLGIESVIEPMEETLENPMGGSTDVGDVSYVVPTIRLSATTAPKGTPWHSWAVVACGGMSIGHKGMVYAAQALSMTMVDLFEKEKLRQDIKAEFKKRKGDYEYKGIVPEGPPPIGAN, from the coding sequence ATGAAAAAAGTAATCCTAAGTTTATTAGTGCTGTTGTGTGCATTCAGTGCTTACGCCCAGAAAAAACCAAAAATCAATACCCACAAGAAAGCAGTCATTGCCTCAATAGAAAGTAAGACCGACCAGCTTACTGCGCTGAGTGACAGTATCTGGTCTTATGAGGAAGTAGCTTTTCAGGAGACCCAATCTTCCAAAGCCCTGGCCGACTTTGCCGAAGCCCAGGGTTTTAAAGTGACTCGGGGGGTAGCGGATATTCCTACCGCTTTCACTGCCGAATATGGGTCGGGCGAGCCGGTCATTGGCATCCTGGGAGAGTTTGATGCACTTCCCGGTTTATCTCAAAAGACTGTGCCAACCAAAGACCCCTTGCACCCCGGTGCTCCTGGTCATGGGTGCGGACATAATTTGTTTGGTGTTGCCTCTCTGGCTGCCGCCACTGCCATCAAAGAATTGATTGAAGCAGGGGAACTGCAAGGTACAGTACGCTTCTATGGTACTCCTGCCGAGGAGAAATTTTTTGGTAAGCTCTGGATGATACGTGCAGGTTTGTTTGACGACGTAGATGTGTGCATGGACTGGCATCCCGGTGATGAAACCAAAGCCGCCGTACAAAAAGGGCTGGCACTGGTAGATTTTATCGTAGAGTTTAACGGGCAAGCTGCTCACGCTTCAAGTGATCCCTGGAATGGGCGTAGTGCTTCGGATGCGTTGGAATTGTACACTACCGGCATTAACTATTATCGTGAACATATCAAACCCACCGTTCGTATTCACTACCACATACAGGATGGCGGACAGGTAGTCAATGTGGTTCCTGATTATGCCAAAATCTGGACCAGAGTACGGGATACCAATCGAGAAGGCATGGAAAAAGCCTGGAAACATGTAGAACGCATTGCTGAGGGAGCCTCCATCATGGCCGATGTGGACTATAAGATTAGTTTGGTTTCAGGCGTGCATGAGGTGCTGGTGAACCGCACCGGAGCAGGCGCCTTGCAGGCAAATCTGGAATACCTGGGAGCTATTGAATACACAGAAGAAGAGCAGGATTTTGCCAAAAAAATACAGGAAGCTACCCAATCAGAAGTGTTGGGTATTGAGTCAGTCATTGAACCTATGGAAGAGACATTGGAGAATCCCATGGGAGGCTCTACGGATGTAGGCGATGTGAGCTATGTGGTGCCAACAATACGCCTCAGCGCAACGACTGCGCCCAAAGGTACTCCCTGGCATTCCTGGGCTGTGGTGGCCTGCGGAGGCATGTCTATCGGACACAAAGGCATGGTCTATGCCGCCCAGGCGCTCTCTATGACGATGGTAGATTTGTTTGAAAAAGAAAAGCTAAGGCAAGACATTAAAGCAGAGTTCAAGAAACGTAAAGGCGATTACGAATACAAAGGCATCGTACCCGAAGGTCCTCCACCCATCGGAGCGAATTAA
- a CDS encoding ABC transporter permease, with protein MIRNYLKIAFRNLANHKLYTALNILGLSIGVASCLLILLYVYHELSYDTFHTKAERIYRVGLNGKIADQEVFTTNTTPPLAFTAVEEFPEVENATRIYVYHGQQVIRYGENVVSEEKIFYADSTFFDVFSFKLLEGDAATALVEPNSLVLPEDIVQKYFGNESALGKTLLLGNEKTPHTVTGVLEKLPDNAHFHFNMLRSMSTLEYSRDDGWFSNSFMTYLLLHEGASAETLSAKLSGLVEKYVGPEIQQFMGISLEQFSQMGNKYGYFLQPLLDIHLHSNLSDEIEPNGDITYIYIFSAIAFFIILLACINFMNLATARSANRAKEVGVRKTLGSLRSNLVRQFLTESVLLSLMATVLALVAALLLLRPFNNMAGKEISADLFTESWFLLSLLGLMLIVGVVAGSYPAFYLSSFRPVEVLKGKLKAGMKSGNVRNMLVVFQFFISITLIICTLLVYQQLEYTQNKNLGFEKENVVVMKGVWRLPEGQQKALQQDLMDQSQIVNASISNNVPPGVNNTTIFRKKTTEEDVLISTYDVDHEHLPTMQIELLQGRNFSRDFPTDTAAVLLNEAAVREFGFENPLNEEVLYFGGEYGKTLPYKVIGVFKDFNYESLRNSVRPLALMLTSSGSNISVRIAAGDVRSTLTTIENTWAKHAPDEPFQYTFLDEDYDALFRAEQRLGVVFSVFTGLAILVACLGLLGLAAFMAEQRTKEIGIRKVMGASVASVILLLSKDFTRLIIVAFVLAIPLAYFVMDWWLKGFAFRISIGPGIFIIAGLSALLIAWLTVSWQSARAASANPVRSLRNE; from the coding sequence ATGATCCGAAACTATCTAAAAATCGCTTTTCGCAATCTGGCCAACCACAAACTATACACCGCGCTAAACATTCTTGGCCTTAGTATCGGTGTGGCCAGTTGTTTGCTCATTCTGCTATATGTGTATCACGAGCTAAGCTATGATACTTTTCACACCAAAGCCGAGCGAATTTATCGCGTAGGGCTAAATGGCAAAATTGCTGACCAGGAAGTATTTACGACCAATACTACACCGCCTTTGGCTTTTACAGCAGTGGAAGAATTTCCTGAAGTAGAAAATGCTACAAGAATTTACGTTTATCACGGTCAGCAGGTGATTCGTTATGGTGAAAATGTGGTCTCTGAAGAAAAAATTTTCTATGCTGATTCCACTTTTTTTGATGTTTTCAGTTTCAAACTTCTGGAAGGTGATGCTGCTACCGCTCTTGTTGAACCCAATTCCCTGGTACTTCCGGAAGATATCGTGCAGAAGTACTTTGGCAATGAATCAGCCCTTGGCAAAACACTGCTGCTGGGTAATGAAAAAACACCTCATACTGTCACAGGAGTGCTGGAAAAACTTCCGGACAACGCACATTTTCATTTCAACATGCTGCGCTCCATGAGTACGCTGGAGTACAGCCGGGACGATGGCTGGTTCAGCAATAGCTTTATGACCTACCTGCTGCTGCACGAAGGAGCCTCTGCAGAAACTTTGAGTGCCAAATTATCAGGACTGGTAGAGAAATATGTGGGTCCTGAGATACAGCAGTTTATGGGCATTTCTCTGGAGCAATTTTCGCAGATGGGCAACAAGTATGGTTACTTTCTGCAACCGCTGCTGGACATCCATCTACATTCTAACCTCAGTGATGAAATTGAGCCTAACGGAGACATTACCTATATCTATATCTTTTCGGCCATTGCTTTTTTCATCATCCTGCTGGCCTGTATCAACTTCATGAACCTGGCGACTGCCCGTTCCGCCAACAGGGCCAAGGAAGTAGGGGTACGCAAGACCTTAGGTTCGCTGCGCAGCAATCTGGTACGTCAGTTTCTGACCGAATCGGTACTCCTGAGCCTGATGGCTACAGTACTGGCGCTGGTAGCTGCGCTGCTATTGTTGCGTCCCTTCAATAACATGGCCGGAAAAGAGATTTCTGCTGATTTATTTACAGAGTCCTGGTTTTTACTCAGTTTGCTGGGATTGATGCTTATAGTAGGTGTGGTGGCAGGTAGCTATCCTGCTTTTTACCTTTCCTCCTTCCGACCGGTAGAAGTGCTGAAAGGTAAGCTAAAGGCCGGAATGAAAAGCGGTAACGTCCGCAATATGCTGGTGGTATTTCAGTTTTTTATCTCTATTACTTTGATCATTTGTACCCTGCTGGTGTATCAGCAGCTGGAATATACCCAAAATAAAAATCTGGGTTTTGAAAAGGAAAATGTAGTTGTGATGAAAGGTGTATGGCGCTTGCCCGAAGGACAGCAAAAGGCATTGCAACAAGATTTGATGGATCAGTCGCAGATCGTGAATGCTTCCATTTCCAATAATGTACCTCCCGGCGTAAATAACACTACCATTTTTAGGAAAAAGACTACCGAAGAAGATGTTTTGATCTCTACCTATGATGTAGATCATGAACACTTGCCGACTATGCAGATTGAGCTACTACAGGGGCGTAATTTCTCCCGTGATTTTCCGACAGATACGGCAGCAGTGTTGCTCAATGAGGCAGCAGTGCGGGAGTTTGGCTTCGAGAATCCTCTGAATGAGGAGGTACTTTATTTTGGTGGAGAATACGGAAAGACACTGCCTTACAAAGTGATAGGCGTCTTCAAAGATTTTAACTATGAAAGCCTACGAAATTCAGTAAGACCGCTGGCGCTGATGCTTACCAGCAGTGGGTCAAATATTTCGGTGAGGATAGCTGCGGGAGACGTACGCTCTACTTTGACTACAATAGAAAATACCTGGGCAAAACATGCTCCTGATGAGCCATTTCAATATACCTTTCTGGATGAAGATTATGATGCTTTGTTCCGTGCTGAACAACGGCTGGGCGTAGTATTCTCCGTGTTCACTGGCCTGGCAATTCTGGTAGCTTGTCTTGGTCTGCTGGGTTTGGCTGCTTTCATGGCCGAACAGCGGACAAAGGAAATCGGCATACGCAAGGTCATGGGCGCTTCCGTTGCCAGTGTGATCCTGCTCCTGTCCAAAGATTTTACCAGACTCATTATTGTTGCTTTTGTGTTGGCTATTCCGTTGGCTTATTTTGTGATGGATTGGTGGCTCAAAGGTTTTGCCTTCCGTATCAGCATTGGACCAGGTATTTTTATTATTGCAGGTCTGTCTGCCCTGCTCATTGCCTGGCTTACGGTAAGCTGGCAGTCGGCCAGAGCCGCTTCGGCTAATCCGGTACGTTCATTGAGAAATGAGTGA
- a CDS encoding ABC transporter permease, which translates to MHPHPPKYPLRFLRWFCREDYLEEIEGNLLELYEHQYEESPAQAGRKFFWNVLWHFRPAFIRSFKVDYTSTQPAMIRHNFILAFRNFQRYKSSFFINLIGLSSGLACALLIYLWVNDELSIDTFNDKDSQLYQVMKNNSYQGNINTDESTPGLLASTLAEEMPEVEHAVSVFPPADYTLKGILAIDETYVKARSKFADHDFFKVFTYPLLQGDKDQVLSDPSAVVISEALANNLFHTTDDVLGKTVTWKGDQHSGDFRVAGVFENPPANATIQFDIVFSYELMQQVYDGFENLGDNGPSTYVLLKENTDVARFNDKIINFLKTKDEEASTTLFTRPYSDRYLYSDYENGVLVGGRVAYVQLFSIIAIFILLIACINFMNLSTAKASRRLKEIGVKKAIGADRKALFTQYLGESMLLTSLSLILALILVLLILPQFNHITGKQLTLHFDRNIILSITGITLFTGFIAGSYPAVYLSGFNPVSILKGGGFHGRSKSSGGEIWARKGLVVFQFTISILLTVSVLVVYQQMTFIQSKHLGYKRDNVITFTAEGKIAEEPETFLSEIRKIPGVVNASYMDGDLINIHNFSTSKALEWEGKNPDDMTNFYMLRTGYDLVETLHMELKEGRSFSRNFSAESSGVIFNEAAIESMGLTNPVGKTVKVFGEEKQIIGVVKNFHFESLYENVHPFYFMLSDRAENMMVKIEAGTAQEILTQLGEFYQAFNQGVPFDYRFLDEDYQKLYASENRVAVLSRYFAGITILISCLGLFGLAAFTAERRLKEIGIRKILGSSSLNIIRLLSADFTGMVLIAIIVALPISYLIAQSWLQDFAFSIELKWWYFAGAGLAALLIAWFTVGLQTVKAARVNPVECLKDE; encoded by the coding sequence ATGCATCCGCATCCTCCTAAATATCCACTCCGCTTTCTGCGCTGGTTTTGCCGGGAAGATTACCTGGAAGAGATAGAGGGTAATCTGCTGGAACTGTATGAACACCAGTATGAGGAGTCACCAGCTCAAGCCGGGCGAAAGTTTTTCTGGAATGTACTCTGGCACTTTCGTCCGGCTTTTATCCGATCATTCAAAGTAGATTACACATCAACCCAACCCGCCATGATACGCCATAATTTTATACTCGCTTTCCGCAATTTCCAGCGCTACAAAAGCAGTTTTTTCATCAACTTGATCGGTTTGTCTTCCGGCCTGGCCTGCGCTCTGCTTATCTACCTCTGGGTGAATGATGAATTAAGCATCGACACATTCAATGATAAAGATAGCCAACTATATCAGGTCATGAAAAACAACAGCTATCAGGGGAATATTAATACAGATGAGAGTACACCCGGTCTGCTGGCAAGTACTTTGGCTGAAGAAATGCCCGAAGTGGAACATGCGGTCTCAGTTTTTCCTCCAGCTGACTATACCCTTAAAGGTATCCTTGCTATAGACGAAACCTATGTGAAAGCCCGCTCAAAGTTTGCTGATCATGATTTTTTCAAAGTTTTCACCTATCCTCTTCTCCAGGGAGATAAAGATCAGGTATTGTCTGATCCCTCTGCTGTGGTAATATCAGAGGCGCTAGCTAACAATTTATTCCATACTACCGACGATGTATTGGGTAAAACAGTAACCTGGAAAGGGGACCAGCACAGCGGAGATTTTCGGGTTGCCGGTGTTTTTGAAAACCCACCGGCCAATGCCACCATTCAGTTTGATATTGTATTTAGTTATGAGCTGATGCAGCAGGTATACGATGGGTTTGAAAATTTGGGGGACAACGGCCCCAGCACCTATGTCCTTTTGAAGGAAAATACGGATGTAGCCAGATTTAATGATAAAATTATCAACTTCCTTAAAACAAAAGATGAAGAGGCTTCTACCACTTTATTCACCCGTCCTTATTCCGACAGATACCTGTATAGCGATTATGAAAATGGCGTATTGGTAGGAGGCAGGGTAGCATATGTACAACTATTTTCTATCATTGCCATTTTCATTCTGCTGATTGCCTGTATCAATTTCATGAACTTATCAACCGCTAAGGCCTCCCGAAGATTAAAAGAGATAGGCGTAAAAAAAGCCATTGGTGCCGACAGGAAAGCTTTGTTTACCCAATATCTGGGAGAATCCATGCTGCTTACCAGCCTATCGTTGATATTGGCGCTCATTCTGGTTTTACTCATTCTTCCCCAGTTCAACCACATCACCGGAAAGCAATTGACGCTTCATTTTGACAGAAATATTATTCTCTCAATAACAGGTATTACTCTCTTTACCGGCTTCATCGCAGGCAGTTATCCGGCGGTGTACCTTTCCGGTTTCAACCCGGTTTCCATATTAAAAGGTGGCGGTTTCCACGGTAGAAGCAAAAGTTCAGGAGGAGAAATTTGGGCAAGAAAAGGATTGGTGGTTTTTCAGTTTACCATATCTATCTTACTGACTGTATCTGTACTGGTCGTTTACCAGCAAATGACATTTATACAGTCTAAACACCTAGGGTACAAGCGGGACAATGTGATCACTTTTACGGCAGAAGGAAAGATTGCAGAAGAGCCAGAAACTTTCCTGTCGGAGATCAGGAAAATACCGGGAGTGGTGAATGCTTCTTATATGGATGGAGACCTGATCAACATCCATAACTTTTCAACCTCGAAAGCCCTGGAGTGGGAAGGTAAAAATCCGGATGATATGACAAATTTCTATATGTTAAGAACGGGCTACGATTTGGTAGAAACATTGCATATGGAGTTAAAAGAAGGGCGTTCCTTCTCCCGGAATTTCAGCGCAGAAAGTTCGGGTGTGATCTTCAATGAAGCAGCCATTGAAAGCATGGGGCTTACCAATCCGGTGGGGAAAACCGTGAAAGTTTTTGGAGAAGAGAAACAGATCATTGGTGTGGTGAAAAACTTCCATTTCGAATCGCTATACGAAAATGTGCACCCTTTCTATTTTATGCTTTCAGACCGGGCCGAAAACATGATGGTGAAAATTGAGGCAGGAACAGCCCAGGAAATACTTACCCAATTAGGAGAATTCTATCAGGCATTTAACCAAGGTGTTCCTTTTGACTACAGGTTTTTGGACGAAGACTACCAGAAGTTGTATGCTTCAGAAAACCGGGTGGCTGTCTTATCACGCTACTTCGCCGGAATTACCATCCTTATCTCCTGCCTGGGCTTATTCGGGCTTGCAGCCTTCACCGCGGAACGTAGACTGAAAGAGATAGGCATTAGAAAAATACTAGGCTCCAGCAGCCTGAATATTATTCGTTTACTGTCAGCTGATTTTACCGGAATGGTACTGATAGCGATCATTGTTGCGCTGCCTATCAGTTACCTCATAGCCCAAAGCTGGCTCCAGGACTTTGCCTTTAGTATTGAGCTCAAATGGTGGTACTTTGCCGGAGCAGGTTTAGCAGCATTGCTTATCGCCTGGTTTACTGTGGGACTGCAAACCGTCAAAGCCGCAAGGGTAAATCCGGTAGAGTGTCTGAAAGATGAGTAA
- a CDS encoding PadR family transcriptional regulator codes for MKEQSLGEFEELVLLMVAAQHDEAYGVSILEGLEDKLEKSLNISAIHVVLKRMEDKGFVKSRFGGITGERGGRRKKFYVITALGKRMLDQQYTLRTGIYQQIPKISFG; via the coding sequence ATGAAAGAGCAATCTTTGGGTGAATTTGAAGAACTTGTGCTGCTGATGGTAGCGGCACAGCACGACGAGGCCTACGGCGTTTCTATCCTGGAAGGTCTGGAAGATAAGCTGGAAAAAAGCCTCAACATCAGCGCCATACACGTAGTGCTCAAGCGCATGGAAGACAAGGGTTTTGTCAAATCCCGCTTTGGAGGAATTACTGGTGAGCGGGGCGGTAGGCGAAAGAAGTTTTATGTGATTACCGCGCTAGGCAAACGCATGCTGGATCAGCAGTATACCTTAAGGACTGGTATTTATCAGCAGATTCCGAAAATCTCTTTTGGCTAA